From a region of the Lactuca sativa cultivar Salinas chromosome 4, Lsat_Salinas_v11, whole genome shotgun sequence genome:
- the LOC111875896 gene encoding cysteine proteinase inhibitor 5 — protein sequence MACSHYTSFFLIVIPLLLTFCIGICFAENGQKTVGSWLEIASPDDPAVIEVGQFAVDQHNKDTNSTLKFQSVVKGDTQIVGGMNWRLTIEVKDDNSTKNCEAYVYEQPLQKVRKLISFTTL from the coding sequence ATGGCTTGTAGTCATTACACATCTTTCTTTCTCATCGTCATTCCTCTTCTCTTGACCTTCTGTATTGGTATTTGTTTCGCTGAAAATGGCCAAAAGACAGTCGGCAGCTGGCTAGAGATCGCAAGCCCAGATGATCCTGCGGTGATAGAGGTGGGTCAGTTTGCAGTTGATCAACACAACAAAGATACGAATAGCACATTGAAGTTTCAAAGTGTAGTCAAAGGTGATACTCAGATTGTAGGTGGCATGAATTGGAGGCTAACGATTGAGGTCAAAGATGATAACTCAACCAAGAACTGCGAGGCTTATGTTTACGAACAACCATTGCAAAAAGTTAGGAAACTCATTTCTTTTACAACCCTTTAA